A genomic segment from Lignipirellula cremea encodes:
- a CDS encoding CAP domain-containing protein → MLRILLIFSAPLAGVGFGGDSGLAQDPAGQAPVRPTSTSDAPPQPSAVALETTRRDEIALQIIQATNLFREGQQLSTLTSNLRLGQTAYDFAHFMASTQKYGHHADGRTPAERANAHQYDYCIVLENIAWRHGTKAFTADELAKGFVEGWQNSPPHRRAMLDDEIVETAVAVVGNEKNAFYAVQLFGLPKSAQQEFQIVNQTAGEVQYRLKAGDRNESFQLAPRTTRTHFECHRAQIEVAGSPELIGKVTSGVKYLLTTGDNQQLSVERKAIQDDVAEPDADAP, encoded by the coding sequence ATGCTGCGGATCCTGCTGATCTTTTCGGCGCCCCTGGCGGGAGTCGGGTTCGGGGGCGACAGCGGCCTGGCCCAGGACCCCGCAGGCCAGGCGCCCGTTCGTCCGACATCGACCAGCGACGCACCGCCCCAGCCATCAGCCGTAGCGCTTGAGACCACGCGGCGGGATGAAATCGCTTTGCAGATTATCCAGGCGACCAACCTGTTCCGCGAAGGGCAGCAACTGTCGACTCTGACCAGCAATCTGCGACTGGGCCAAACGGCGTATGACTTTGCTCACTTCATGGCGAGCACGCAGAAGTACGGGCATCATGCCGACGGGCGCACGCCGGCGGAACGGGCCAATGCGCATCAGTACGATTACTGTATCGTGCTGGAGAACATTGCCTGGCGCCACGGAACTAAAGCGTTCACCGCCGACGAACTGGCCAAAGGGTTTGTGGAAGGATGGCAGAACTCGCCGCCGCATCGCAGGGCCATGCTTGATGACGAGATCGTGGAAACGGCCGTCGCGGTCGTCGGCAATGAGAAGAACGCGTTCTACGCCGTACAGCTGTTCGGTCTGCCCAAGTCGGCCCAGCAGGAATTCCAGATCGTCAATCAAACCGCCGGCGAGGTGCAGTATCGCCTGAAAGCAGGCGACCGGAACGAAAGCTTCCAGCTGGCCCCCCGCACCACGCGTACGCACTTTGAATGTCATCGTGCGCAGATCGAAGTGGCGGGCTCCCCCGAGCTCATCGGCAAGGTGACTAGCGGCGTCAAGTACCTGCTGACGACAGGAGATAATCAGCAGCTGAGCGTCGAACGAAAGGCAATCCAGGATGACGTCGCAGAGCCCGACGCCGACGCGCCCTGA
- a CDS encoding SDR family NAD(P)-dependent oxidoreductase: MTAPVMLVTGSGRDRLGRQLVDAFADQGYAIALHYHSSAEEAQQAVQELRDRGVTVEAYQANVAEEGEVEQMIADVVQRFGRIDLLACTASIWPTIPLEQTTAADVLKSFEVNTLGSFLCAKAAGLAMTKQPTGGSIVLFGDWAIERPYKDHAAYFIAKGAIPTLTRMLAVELAERNPQVRVNCIHPGPVLFPPGLTEAEQQESIDSTLVKTANCPDAIVQAVQLLASNPMMTGVCLPVDGGRTIFARE, translated from the coding sequence ATGACGGCTCCGGTAATGCTGGTAACAGGCAGCGGACGTGATCGCCTGGGACGCCAGCTGGTCGACGCCTTTGCGGACCAGGGTTATGCCATTGCGCTGCACTACCATTCGTCGGCGGAAGAAGCCCAACAGGCAGTGCAGGAACTGCGCGACCGCGGCGTCACGGTCGAGGCGTACCAGGCTAACGTGGCCGAAGAAGGCGAAGTCGAGCAGATGATCGCGGACGTCGTCCAGCGCTTTGGCCGCATCGACCTGCTGGCCTGCACCGCCTCGATCTGGCCGACGATCCCGCTCGAACAGACGACCGCCGCCGATGTGCTGAAAAGTTTCGAGGTCAACACGCTCGGCTCTTTCCTCTGCGCCAAGGCGGCCGGGCTGGCGATGACGAAGCAGCCGACAGGCGGTTCGATCGTGCTGTTCGGCGACTGGGCCATCGAACGACCGTACAAAGATCATGCCGCGTATTTCATCGCCAAAGGCGCCATCCCCACGCTCACTCGCATGCTGGCGGTGGAGCTGGCGGAGCGGAACCCGCAGGTGCGGGTCAACTGCATCCATCCCGGCCCCGTGCTCTTCCCGCCCGGCCTGACCGAGGCCGAGCAGCAGGAGTCGATCGATTCGACGCTGGTCAAAACGGCCAACTGCCCCGACGCGATCGTCCAGGCGGTGCAGCTGCTGGCTTCCAATCCGATGATGACGGGCGTCTGCCTGCCCGTCGACGGCGGGCGTACGATTTTCGCCCGCGAATAA
- a CDS encoding DUF1501 domain-containing protein, giving the protein MKPGPYCDGRSRRNFLQTGLGGAAGLGLSSLLRLQAETEARELARKAQAKRCIYIWMDGGPSHYETFDPKPEAPVELRGEFSPIDTSQPGIQICHLLPKTSKVMHLTTVIRSISHHDPGHGGGNHYLTTGRPTPTPIGCGDSASFHPSFGSTIAKEIGAASGLPPYVQFALPGPLRSGGPSFLGSKYAPFLVADNPNDPNFQLADMTLPPGLAEGRAMSRLNLRRTLDNLERIEEAAAADPARGLDNFYQQAQSLVTSTQAKQAFDLSQESEKARDAYGRTMVGQQCLLARRLVEAGVPFVTVQHAGWDHHANIFTYLKARYLPIFDQAFSTLLLDLEDRGLLEDTLVLALGEFGRTPTINKNAGRDHWPGAMSVVAAGAGVPRGAIVGSTDKRGSGPLDRPLSVEDFACTLFTKLGIDPHQEYLTPQGRPIPIVNGGKPIHELF; this is encoded by the coding sequence ATGAAACCAGGCCCCTATTGCGACGGACGATCGCGCCGGAACTTTCTGCAGACGGGACTCGGCGGCGCCGCTGGACTGGGACTGTCCTCGTTGCTGCGGCTCCAGGCGGAAACAGAAGCCCGCGAACTGGCCCGCAAGGCCCAGGCCAAACGCTGCATCTATATCTGGATGGACGGCGGCCCCAGCCACTACGAAACGTTCGACCCCAAGCCGGAAGCGCCGGTCGAGTTGCGGGGCGAGTTCTCGCCGATCGATACCAGCCAGCCCGGCATTCAGATTTGCCACCTGCTGCCGAAGACGTCGAAGGTGATGCACCTGACGACCGTCATTCGCTCCATCTCCCACCATGACCCGGGACACGGCGGCGGCAATCATTATCTGACGACGGGCCGCCCTACGCCCACGCCGATCGGTTGCGGCGACTCGGCCAGCTTTCATCCCAGTTTCGGCTCGACGATCGCCAAAGAGATCGGAGCGGCGTCCGGCTTGCCGCCGTATGTGCAGTTCGCCCTGCCGGGGCCGTTGCGGTCCGGCGGTCCCAGCTTTCTCGGCAGCAAGTACGCGCCGTTTCTGGTGGCGGACAACCCGAACGACCCGAACTTCCAGCTGGCCGATATGACCCTGCCGCCCGGCCTGGCCGAAGGACGGGCCATGTCGCGGCTGAACCTGCGGCGGACGCTCGACAACCTGGAACGGATCGAAGAAGCGGCCGCGGCCGACCCGGCCCGGGGGCTCGATAACTTCTACCAGCAGGCGCAAAGCCTGGTCACTTCGACCCAGGCCAAACAGGCGTTCGACCTCAGCCAGGAATCGGAAAAGGCTCGCGATGCTTACGGCCGCACCATGGTCGGCCAGCAATGCCTGCTGGCCCGCCGCCTGGTCGAAGCGGGCGTGCCGTTTGTCACCGTGCAGCATGCCGGCTGGGATCATCACGCCAACATTTTCACCTATCTCAAGGCCCGTTACCTGCCGATCTTTGACCAGGCGTTTTCCACGCTGCTGCTGGATCTGGAAGATCGCGGCCTGCTGGAAGACACGCTGGTGCTGGCCCTGGGTGAATTCGGCCGCACGCCCACCATCAACAAAAACGCCGGCCGGGATCACTGGCCCGGCGCCATGTCGGTCGTCGCCGCCGGCGCCGGCGTCCCCCGCGGTGCGATCGTGGGCTCCACCGACAAACGCGGCTCCGGTCCGCTCGATCGTCCGCTGTCGGTCGAGGACTTCGCCTGCACGCTGTTCACCAAGCTGGGGATTGATCCCCATCAGGAATACCTCACCCCGCAAGGCCGGCCGATCCCGATCGTGAACGGCGGCAAGCCGATCCACGAGCTGTTCTAA
- a CDS encoding DUF1553 domain-containing protein, with protein MFARQLYPLSQFFATRFSRTQARVGFVVLVGVVLGNACLQAADSPALRVDPPVTTLTGAESQQQLLVTWTAADRETDVTDRTQFASSNPQVALVSDSGIVTPVADGTTTITASWETQTASIQVTVVQATFVSPLHFANDIVPLLSKAGCNAGSCHGKQGGQNGFQLSVFGFDAAADYDALVRQAKGRRLFPAAPERSLLLTKAANLTPHGGGRKLTQESAEYQRLLRWIRSGMPVGQADAPQVTGLSVFPTQRVMSEMQPQRLLVTAHLSDGTSRDVTHEALYSSNDETLALVDMQGRIQTTMLAGEAAIVARYRDQVASCRITVPINKEADVAAGLAAWDQTHFIDRLAADKWRQLHLLPSPPAADAVFHRRACLDLIGRLPTPEEASAFLADSDPNKRIALVDRLLARPEYADYWALKWADLLKVNAADLGAKAAFQYHQGLHEALVRNQPYDEFLHDLMTAQGSTQQNWAVHFYKAFAKPEEASIAVSQVFLGVRLECAKCHHHPYENWGQEDFFGLAAFFARMQQKKGDGSEQIYYVGDKGEVKHPRTSEVVLPQVLLGEPLEIDLQQDPRQELADWMTQPDNPFVARAIVNRVWSQLMGRGLVEPIDDMRDTNPATNEPLLAALVEDFVQHDYDMKHLLRTIAVSRLYGLSSLPNAMNARDTQNYSRAYRKRLGAEVLLDAVGDVTGSHEELAGMPAGARAVQAWNHELPSRFLDTFGRPARKTVCQCERVNETTLSQVLHLMNGPLVSDKITDPAGRAAALAASDRTPAEIIAALYLAAYGRPPTDAEQAAAATAFTAPDATRRSAAEDILWSLINSAEFVLNH; from the coding sequence ATGTTTGCCCGCCAGCTGTATCCTTTGTCGCAATTCTTCGCGACCCGTTTCTCGCGCACCCAGGCGAGGGTCGGCTTCGTCGTGCTCGTGGGCGTGGTGCTGGGAAATGCCTGCCTGCAGGCGGCCGACTCTCCAGCCTTGCGGGTAGATCCGCCGGTTACGACGTTGACGGGAGCCGAGTCGCAGCAGCAACTGCTGGTCACCTGGACCGCAGCGGACCGGGAGACCGATGTCACCGATCGCACCCAGTTCGCCAGCTCGAACCCGCAGGTCGCTCTGGTCAGCGACAGCGGCATTGTCACCCCGGTCGCCGATGGTACGACCACGATCACCGCTTCCTGGGAAACGCAAACGGCGTCGATCCAGGTGACGGTCGTGCAGGCGACGTTCGTTTCGCCCCTCCACTTTGCCAACGATATCGTCCCGCTGCTCTCCAAGGCGGGCTGCAACGCCGGCAGTTGCCATGGGAAACAGGGCGGGCAGAACGGCTTTCAACTGTCGGTCTTTGGCTTCGACGCCGCCGCCGACTACGACGCGCTCGTCCGCCAGGCGAAAGGACGTCGGCTGTTCCCTGCCGCGCCGGAACGCTCGCTGCTCCTCACCAAGGCCGCCAATCTCACGCCGCATGGCGGCGGTCGCAAGCTGACGCAGGAGTCGGCCGAGTACCAGCGTCTGCTCCGCTGGATCCGCTCCGGCATGCCGGTCGGCCAGGCCGACGCCCCGCAGGTGACGGGCCTCTCCGTGTTCCCCACGCAACGCGTCATGAGCGAGATGCAGCCGCAACGTTTGCTGGTGACGGCCCATCTGTCCGACGGGACCAGCCGCGACGTGACTCACGAAGCGCTATACAGCTCGAACGACGAAACGCTTGCCCTGGTCGACATGCAGGGCCGCATCCAGACGACCATGCTGGCTGGCGAAGCGGCCATCGTGGCCCGTTATCGCGATCAGGTGGCGTCCTGCCGGATCACCGTGCCGATCAACAAAGAGGCCGATGTGGCCGCCGGCCTGGCGGCCTGGGACCAGACGCATTTCATCGATCGCCTGGCAGCCGACAAATGGCGGCAGCTGCACCTGTTGCCGTCGCCGCCGGCCGCCGACGCCGTGTTTCACCGGCGCGCTTGCCTGGACCTGATCGGCCGGCTGCCCACGCCTGAGGAAGCATCCGCTTTTCTGGCCGACAGCGATCCGAACAAACGGATCGCCCTGGTTGATCGTCTGCTGGCCCGGCCCGAATACGCCGATTACTGGGCCCTCAAGTGGGCCGATCTGCTCAAAGTCAACGCGGCCGATCTGGGAGCCAAAGCGGCCTTCCAGTACCACCAGGGCCTGCACGAAGCGCTCGTCCGGAACCAGCCGTACGACGAGTTTTTGCACGACCTGATGACCGCGCAAGGCTCCACCCAGCAGAACTGGGCCGTCCATTTCTACAAAGCGTTCGCCAAGCCGGAAGAGGCCTCGATCGCCGTTAGCCAGGTGTTCCTGGGTGTCCGTCTGGAATGCGCCAAGTGCCACCACCACCCCTATGAAAACTGGGGGCAAGAAGACTTCTTCGGCCTCGCCGCCTTCTTCGCCCGGATGCAGCAGAAAAAAGGAGACGGTTCCGAGCAGATCTACTACGTCGGCGACAAAGGGGAGGTCAAGCACCCCCGGACCAGCGAAGTCGTCCTGCCCCAGGTGCTGCTCGGCGAGCCGCTGGAGATTGACCTGCAGCAGGATCCCCGGCAGGAACTGGCCGACTGGATGACGCAGCCCGATAACCCGTTCGTCGCCAGGGCGATCGTGAACCGGGTCTGGTCCCAGCTGATGGGACGCGGGCTGGTCGAGCCGATCGACGACATGCGAGACACCAACCCCGCGACCAACGAACCGCTACTGGCGGCGCTAGTGGAAGACTTCGTCCAGCACGACTACGACATGAAACACCTGCTACGGACAATCGCCGTTTCCCGTCTGTACGGTTTGAGCTCGCTGCCCAACGCCATGAACGCTCGCGACACCCAGAACTACTCCCGGGCGTACCGGAAACGTCTGGGGGCCGAAGTCCTGCTGGACGCTGTGGGCGATGTGACCGGCTCGCACGAAGAACTGGCCGGCATGCCGGCAGGCGCCCGCGCGGTCCAGGCCTGGAATCATGAGCTGCCCTCGCGGTTCCTGGATACGTTCGGCCGACCCGCCCGGAAAACGGTCTGCCAGTGCGAACGGGTGAACGAGACGACGCTCAGCCAGGTGCTGCACCTGATGAACGGCCCGCTGGTCAGCGACAAAATCACCGATCCAGCCGGTCGCGCCGCCGCACTCGCCGCCAGCGATCGCACGCCCGCAGAGATCATCGCCGCCCTGTATCTGGCCGCCTATGGGCGACCGCCGACCGACGCGGAACAGGCGGCCGCCGCCACGGCATTTACGGCTCCCGACGCCACACGGCGAAGCGCAGCCGAAGACATTTTGTGGTCCCTGATTAACTCGGCCGAATTTGTACTGAACCACTAA
- a CDS encoding pyridoxine 5'-phosphate synthase: protein MPELGVNIDHIATVRQARKTYEPDPVWAAALAELGGADVITVHLREDRRHIQDRDLRLLRETVTVKLNLELACVGEILDIACQTKPHQATLVPERREEVTTEGGLDVVKHRPEVQQAVRKLQDAGVFVSLFLDPDDDQIEAAAQMEADAVELHTGSYANAQGADQQQELQKLIRAGEKIRQLNMQLHAGHGLTVRNVQPVARIADMHELNIGHSIIARALMIGMERAVREMKERISV from the coding sequence ATGCCGGAATTAGGCGTGAACATTGACCACATCGCCACCGTGCGGCAGGCACGGAAAACCTACGAGCCCGATCCCGTCTGGGCGGCTGCGCTGGCCGAACTGGGCGGGGCCGATGTCATTACGGTGCATCTGCGCGAGGACCGCCGCCATATCCAGGATCGCGATCTGCGGCTGTTGCGGGAAACCGTCACCGTAAAGCTGAACCTGGAGCTGGCCTGCGTCGGCGAGATCCTCGACATCGCCTGCCAGACGAAGCCCCACCAGGCGACACTGGTGCCCGAACGCCGGGAGGAAGTCACTACCGAAGGCGGACTCGATGTGGTGAAGCATCGGCCCGAGGTGCAGCAGGCCGTCCGCAAACTGCAGGACGCCGGCGTCTTCGTCAGCCTGTTCCTGGATCCCGACGACGACCAGATCGAGGCCGCCGCCCAGATGGAAGCCGACGCCGTCGAACTCCACACGGGCAGCTACGCCAACGCGCAAGGCGCCGACCAGCAGCAGGAGCTGCAGAAGCTGATCAGGGCGGGAGAAAAGATTCGCCAGCTGAACATGCAGCTGCATGCCGGACATGGGCTTACGGTGCGCAACGTCCAGCCGGTCGCCCGTATTGCCGACATGCATGAACTGAACATCGGCCACTCCATTATCGCGCGAGCCCTTATGATCGGCATGGAGCGCGCGGTGCGGGAAATGAAAGAGAGAATCAGCGTTTAG
- a CDS encoding serine O-acetyltransferase, which yields MASDFRLKEQLPELTKRIVETYNKTDNINHLGHCPLPKYDVVVSILEDLKEILYPGYRRRERLHLGNVTYLVGDLIDGLHDKLTAQIARALMHEARVQNGSSKDPCGDEDDYDAKGQTMAIEFLNRIPHLREVLSTDAQAAFDGDPACRNVDEVIFCYPGLEAITVYRIAHELHKLQTPFIPRMMTEWAHKETGIDIHPGAHIGRYFFIDHGTGVVIGETCHIGDHVKLYQGVTLGALSFPTDSDGKLIRDAKRHPTLEDNVVIYASATVLGGKTVIGHDSVIGSSVWLTSSVAPMSTVIMEKPKLRIRAETPDELKAEVNYQI from the coding sequence ATGGCTTCCGATTTCCGCCTCAAAGAACAGCTGCCCGAACTCACCAAACGGATTGTCGAAACGTACAACAAAACCGACAACATCAACCACCTGGGCCACTGCCCTTTGCCCAAGTACGACGTGGTCGTATCGATCCTGGAAGATCTGAAAGAGATCCTCTATCCGGGCTATCGTCGTCGGGAACGCCTGCACCTGGGCAATGTGACCTACCTGGTCGGCGACCTGATCGATGGGCTGCATGACAAGCTCACCGCGCAGATCGCCCGGGCCCTGATGCACGAGGCCCGCGTGCAGAACGGCTCGTCCAAAGATCCTTGCGGCGACGAAGACGATTACGACGCCAAAGGGCAAACCATGGCGATCGAGTTCCTCAACCGCATCCCCCACCTGCGCGAAGTCCTGTCGACCGACGCCCAGGCCGCCTTTGACGGCGACCCCGCCTGCCGGAATGTCGACGAGGTGATCTTCTGCTATCCAGGCCTGGAAGCAATCACCGTGTACCGCATTGCCCACGAGCTGCACAAACTGCAGACCCCGTTCATCCCCCGCATGATGACCGAATGGGCCCATAAAGAAACGGGCATCGATATCCATCCCGGCGCCCATATTGGCCGGTACTTTTTCATCGATCACGGCACGGGCGTGGTGATTGGCGAAACGTGCCACATTGGCGACCACGTGAAGCTCTACCAGGGCGTGACCCTGGGCGCCTTGAGCTTCCCGACCGATAGCGACGGCAAGCTGATTCGCGACGCCAAGCGGCATCCCACGCTGGAAGACAACGTGGTGATCTACGCCAGTGCGACCGTGCTGGGCGGCAAGACGGTGATCGGCCACGACTCGGTGATTGGTTCCAGCGTCTGGCTCACCAGCAGCGTGGCGCCCATGTCGACGGTGATCATGGAAAAACCCAAACTCCGCATCCGCGCCGAAACGCCGGACGAACTCAAAGCCGAAGTGAACTACCAGATCTAA
- a CDS encoding COG1470 family protein, with product MTASPRNQRRPGRAACLLRDEIQPLCFVRGLAILTFVLSGLLADGSQGQTTPRIDCLFPPGAQRGTETTIAVQSEFAPAACRLVFASPGLTSPDAEVTDRFLLRAAPDTSLGSHEIRLALPQGGSAPFPFLLGDLPEQIHDTESTEPLEVSLPVTINGRLAAERTLHHFHVRLTAGQQLVAAATTQAINSSVDPLLQLLDAQGVVAAEGFAHHTADALMVFRAPADGLYTIQLRDFQLAGGPQHVYRLTLTTGPWLDDAFPPGLPENSKARVTLHGWNLPGQGDGSSCEHEVATGPAGRLAVRLPGGANELSLVVGHDPETTEAEPNDTIEQAMPVAGPVTINGRFSQPGDLDLYQVMGVKGESLAFDVAAADLAFPTDAVLAILDPTGKVLREIDDTRTSRDPSYRYAPSSDGPLYVQLRERSDRGGEAYAYRLSITGGQPSLAATVDVSSFPVYAGETTNLPVKVEQIDKPTGAWEVTAIGLPPGVTVESQPTPAKPTDTVQLPLTVAPGVGSIAGLVQIVVRSTDREPPVSYTAQIRESAKATTSSPHLWLAVSPHIPFKLSVGSAILEAPQLAAFPFPVDVEREEGFDGQILLLPVEPDKRGTVVPLTGLAEAGSSTGHLPLIIQKEATEGTTQRCRVMGVVQVLDGAKKSVPVFHVASGNLSMGCAPGRLVMNAEPAIVAWQPGESRQITVQLMRRVAMDAIQIGLKTPESHPGLVCSQAEVAADQDQATLTLQYPAGASLPPRFDIVLQARSEREGLPIYAETTVRLETR from the coding sequence ATGACTGCTTCCCCCCGGAATCAGCGCCGCCCCGGCCGCGCCGCCTGCCTGCTGCGCGACGAGATCCAGCCCTTGTGCTTCGTACGAGGCCTGGCGATTCTGACGTTCGTGCTCAGCGGTTTGCTGGCTGACGGTTCCCAGGGTCAGACGACGCCGCGGATCGACTGCCTGTTCCCGCCCGGCGCGCAGCGCGGGACGGAAACGACGATCGCCGTGCAGAGCGAGTTCGCCCCGGCCGCCTGTCGCCTGGTGTTTGCTTCCCCCGGCCTGACCTCGCCCGACGCTGAAGTCACCGATCGCTTCCTGCTGAGGGCGGCGCCCGACACGTCGCTGGGTTCCCACGAAATTCGCCTGGCCCTGCCGCAGGGCGGGTCCGCCCCGTTTCCGTTTCTCCTTGGCGACCTGCCGGAACAGATCCACGATACGGAGTCGACCGAACCGCTTGAGGTGTCACTTCCTGTCACCATCAACGGCCGGCTCGCTGCCGAAAGGACGCTGCACCATTTCCACGTCCGGCTGACTGCCGGCCAGCAGCTGGTGGCCGCGGCGACCACCCAGGCGATAAACTCGTCGGTCGACCCGCTCCTGCAGCTGCTTGACGCCCAGGGCGTCGTGGCGGCGGAAGGGTTCGCCCACCATACGGCCGACGCGTTGATGGTGTTTCGCGCCCCGGCGGACGGCCTGTATACGATCCAGCTGCGCGACTTCCAGTTGGCGGGCGGACCGCAGCATGTCTATCGCCTCACGCTCACCACTGGCCCCTGGCTGGACGATGCTTTCCCACCGGGGCTGCCGGAGAACAGCAAGGCCCGCGTGACGCTGCACGGCTGGAACCTGCCCGGCCAAGGCGATGGTTCTTCTTGCGAACACGAAGTCGCCACCGGCCCTGCCGGCCGGCTTGCCGTTCGCTTGCCCGGCGGCGCGAACGAGCTGTCGCTGGTCGTCGGCCACGATCCGGAAACGACCGAGGCGGAACCGAACGACACGATCGAGCAGGCCATGCCGGTCGCTGGCCCCGTGACCATCAACGGCCGCTTCTCCCAGCCTGGCGACCTGGACCTGTACCAGGTGATGGGCGTCAAAGGGGAGTCGCTCGCCTTCGATGTAGCGGCGGCCGATCTTGCCTTTCCGACCGACGCCGTGCTCGCGATTCTCGATCCGACCGGCAAGGTGCTGCGAGAGATCGACGATACCCGCACCTCCCGCGATCCCAGCTACCGCTACGCTCCTTCCAGCGACGGCCCGCTGTACGTGCAGCTGCGCGAACGGAGCGACCGGGGCGGCGAGGCGTACGCTTATCGACTCAGCATCACTGGCGGACAGCCCAGCCTGGCCGCGACCGTCGATGTTTCCTCGTTCCCTGTTTACGCAGGTGAAACCACGAACCTGCCGGTCAAGGTCGAACAGATCGACAAGCCGACCGGCGCCTGGGAAGTTACCGCGATCGGGCTGCCGCCCGGCGTGACGGTGGAATCGCAACCGACCCCCGCCAAACCGACCGATACCGTCCAGCTGCCGCTGACCGTGGCGCCAGGCGTGGGATCGATCGCCGGCCTGGTGCAGATCGTCGTCCGATCGACCGACCGCGAACCGCCCGTTTCTTACACGGCTCAAATCCGTGAAAGCGCCAAGGCGACAACCAGCAGCCCCCATCTGTGGCTCGCCGTCAGTCCGCACATCCCCTTCAAGCTGTCGGTGGGATCGGCCATCCTGGAAGCGCCCCAGCTGGCGGCGTTTCCGTTTCCCGTCGACGTAGAACGAGAGGAAGGCTTCGACGGCCAGATCCTGCTGCTGCCAGTTGAACCCGACAAACGCGGCACGGTGGTTCCCTTGACGGGCCTGGCCGAAGCCGGATCCAGCACGGGCCATCTGCCCCTGATCATCCAGAAGGAAGCAACCGAAGGCACCACCCAGCGCTGCCGTGTGATGGGGGTGGTGCAGGTTCTCGACGGCGCCAAAAAGTCGGTCCCCGTGTTCCATGTGGCCAGCGGCAACCTGTCGATGGGCTGCGCGCCAGGACGACTCGTCATGAACGCCGAACCCGCGATCGTCGCCTGGCAGCCGGGCGAATCGCGGCAGATCACCGTCCAGTTGATGCGGCGCGTCGCGATGGACGCGATCCAGATTGGACTCAAAACGCCCGAGTCGCACCCCGGCCTGGTCTGTTCCCAGGCGGAAGTCGCCGCTGACCAGGACCAGGCCACGCTCACGCTGCAGTACCCGGCCGGCGCCAGTTTACCGCCGCGCTTCGATATCGTCCTGCAGGCCCGGTCCGAGCGTGAAGGCCTGCCGATTTACGCCGAAACGACGGTGCGGCTGGAAACGCGCTAG
- a CDS encoding IS91 family transposase: MLTVADVLRRHGPAYLERHATTMPVEQKRVLRCIMACRTGELGTVHYACRQCGQAHVMGRSCGNRHCPSCQSEKGGVWCERQLARLLPCHYFLLTFTVPQAFREFARRHPRAAYAAMFRASSDALKTLAADPKRLGVTTLGFFGALHTWGRDLNYHPHLHYVVPGGGLDAEGQWRQTPTNFFLPCQPLSLLYRGKLRAALDAEGLLDEVDDSVWSESWVVDCQAVGDGAAAVKYLAPYVFRVALSDKRIVACDEQSVTFRYRRSGSQRWRTMRLDADEFVRRFLQHVLPRGLQKVRHYGFLSPRAGQSIESLKWLVAAALGLLFWLAWTETIIAPPTPDFACSECGGPLMRIRFEPPPPPRPIPTSQPP; the protein is encoded by the coding sequence ATGCTGACGGTCGCCGATGTTCTTCGTCGGCACGGTCCCGCCTACCTGGAACGCCACGCGACGACGATGCCTGTCGAACAGAAACGCGTGCTGCGCTGCATCATGGCTTGCCGCACCGGCGAGTTGGGGACCGTGCATTACGCCTGCCGCCAGTGCGGGCAGGCGCATGTGATGGGTCGCTCGTGCGGCAACCGCCATTGCCCCAGCTGTCAAAGCGAGAAAGGCGGCGTCTGGTGCGAACGACAGCTCGCCAGGCTGCTGCCGTGCCATTACTTCTTGTTGACGTTCACGGTTCCCCAGGCGTTCCGCGAGTTCGCTCGGCGACACCCGCGCGCCGCGTACGCCGCCATGTTCCGCGCTTCGAGTGACGCCCTCAAGACGTTGGCCGCCGACCCGAAACGGTTAGGCGTCACGACGCTGGGCTTCTTCGGAGCGTTGCACACCTGGGGCCGCGACTTGAACTATCATCCGCACCTGCATTACGTCGTTCCCGGCGGAGGGCTGGACGCGGAAGGCCAATGGCGGCAGACGCCGACCAACTTCTTTCTGCCGTGTCAACCTCTGTCACTCCTGTACCGCGGGAAGCTGCGTGCGGCGCTTGACGCAGAGGGCTTGCTGGACGAGGTCGACGACTCGGTCTGGAGCGAGTCCTGGGTGGTCGATTGCCAGGCGGTCGGCGACGGCGCGGCGGCGGTCAAGTATCTGGCGCCGTACGTGTTTCGCGTCGCCCTGTCCGACAAGCGGATCGTGGCCTGCGACGAACAATCGGTGACGTTCCGCTATCGCCGCAGCGGTTCGCAGCGATGGCGCACGATGCGGCTGGACGCAGACGAGTTCGTGCGGCGATTTCTGCAGCACGTCCTGCCGCGAGGGCTGCAAAAGGTTCGTCATTATGGGTTCCTCAGTCCTCGCGCGGGGCAATCGATCGAATCGCTGAAGTGGCTGGTGGCGGCCGCCTTGGGCTTGCTGTTCTGGCTGGCCTGGACGGAAACGATCATCGCGCCGCCGACGCCCGACTTCGCCTGCAGCGAGTGCGGCGGGCCTTTGATGCGTATCCGTTTCGAGCCGCCTCCGCCGCCGAGGCCCATCCCCACTTCTCAACCGCCCTAG